Proteins found in one Ornithorhynchus anatinus isolate Pmale09 chromosome 8, mOrnAna1.pri.v4, whole genome shotgun sequence genomic segment:
- the GNAS gene encoding guanine nucleotide-binding protein G(s) subunit alpha isoform X1: protein MFDVGGQRDERRKWIQCFNDVTAIIFVVASSSYNMVIREDNQTNRLQEALNLFKSIWNNRWLRTISVILFLNKQDLLADKVLAGKSKIEDYFPEFARYTTPDDATPEPGEDPRVTRAKYFIRDEFLRISTASGDGRHYCYPHFTCAVDTENIRRVFNDCRDIIQRMHLRQYELL, encoded by the exons ATGTTTGATGTTGGAGGGCAACGAGATGAACGCAGAAAATGGATCCAGTGTTTCAATG ATGTGACTGCTATCATATTTGTGGTGGCCAGCAGTAGCTACAATATGGTTATTCGAGAGGACAATCAGACCAATCGGCTTCAAGAAGCACTAAACCTCTTCAAGAGTATTTGGAACAACAG GTGGCTACGGACCATTTCAGTAATCCTATTCCTGAATAAACAGGATTTGTTAGCAGATAAAGTTTTGGCAGGGAAATCTAAAATTGAGGACTACTTTCCAGAATTTGCTCGCTACACTACACCAGATGATG CAACACCTGAACCTGGTGAGGATCCCAGAGTTACAAGGGCCAAGTATTTTATTAGAGATGAATTTCTT agaatcAGCACAGCAAGTGGAGATGGAAGGCACTATTGCTATCCTCACTTCACATGTGCGGTGGATACAGAAAATATCCGGAGGGTTTTCAATGACTGTCGGGACATTATTCAGCGGATGCACCTTCGTCAATATGAGTTGTTGTGA